From a region of the Desulfobotulus mexicanus genome:
- a CDS encoding PxxKW family cysteine-rich protein, producing the protein MICTTTRKGQDCVFMKTSGCSYTDGTCLSAVETCMGCARITEQESGIYCTVFPDPSIKWKLGNCNMATHLKTEAAADKKKVNPLKASKRK; encoded by the coding sequence ATGATCTGCACCACGACACGTAAAGGCCAAGACTGTGTTTTCATGAAAACCAGCGGTTGTTCCTATACTGACGGCACCTGTCTTTCAGCCGTTGAAACCTGCATGGGCTGTGCCCGCATTACAGAACAGGAAAGCGGCATCTACTGTACTGTTTTTCCCGATCCCTCCATCAAATGGAAACTGGGTAACTGCAACATGGCAACCCACCTGAAAACCGAGGCAGCCGCAGACAAAAAGAAAGTCAACCCGCTTAAGGCATCCAAGCGTAAGTAG
- a CDS encoding KpsF/GutQ family sugar-phosphate isomerase, with product MIKEIREVLEIEAQGILDFAARVDASFEKMVETVFACRGRLVVAGIGKSGLVGRKIVATLISTGTHAIFLHPVEAMHGDLGLVGSGDVFLALSNSGETEELNILLPSIRHMGCPILAMTGNSSSTLARQADVVVNVGVAREACPLGLAPTTSTTVLLAAGDALAVALINKRKFKSSDFKKFHPGGALGQRLASRVVDLMLTEFLPQVVAGTPLPEVLELMDRVSLGAVMITDEKGYLLGILTDGDVRHLVATGKCSSGRLEEMMTANPRCVAPESPVYDALNTMEEHQITVLPVVDASGMLVGMLHLHDILGKGAFKFHARL from the coding sequence ATGATAAAAGAAATCAGAGAAGTTCTTGAAATTGAAGCGCAGGGTATCCTTGATTTTGCTGCAAGGGTGGATGCCTCATTTGAAAAGATGGTGGAAACGGTATTTGCCTGCAGGGGCAGGCTTGTGGTTGCAGGTATTGGAAAATCCGGACTTGTGGGTCGTAAGATAGTGGCCACTCTTATTTCCACGGGAACCCATGCTATTTTTCTGCATCCTGTGGAAGCCATGCACGGGGATCTGGGTCTTGTGGGCAGCGGTGATGTTTTTCTGGCCCTTTCCAATTCGGGTGAAACCGAAGAGCTGAATATACTTTTGCCCAGTATCCGCCACATGGGCTGTCCCATTCTGGCCATGACAGGCAATTCCAGCTCCACACTGGCCCGGCAGGCGGATGTGGTTGTCAATGTGGGGGTGGCCAGGGAAGCCTGTCCTCTGGGGCTTGCACCAACCACGTCCACAACGGTTCTTCTGGCCGCAGGGGATGCGCTGGCCGTGGCTCTGATTAATAAACGGAAGTTCAAATCCTCTGACTTTAAAAAATTCCATCCCGGTGGTGCCCTTGGGCAGCGTCTTGCCAGCCGTGTGGTGGATCTTATGCTGACGGAATTTTTGCCGCAGGTGGTGGCTGGAACGCCCCTGCCCGAGGTGCTGGAACTGATGGATCGTGTTTCCCTTGGCGCTGTTATGATTACTGATGAGAAGGGATATCTGCTTGGTATACTGACAGACGGAGATGTCCGCCATCTTGTGGCTACGGGAAAATGCAGCAGTGGCAGGCTTGAGGAAATGATGACCGCCAATCCCCGCTGTGTGGCACCGGAAAGTCCTGTTTATGATGCCCTGAATACCATGGAGGAGCATCAGATTACGGTTCTGCCCGTTGTGGACGCCTCAGGAATGCTTGTGGGCATGCTGCATCTGCATGATATTCTCGGTAAAGGAGCCTTCAAGTTTCATGCAAGGCTTTGA
- a CDS encoding ATP-dependent 6-phosphofructokinase: MDTEILNLGACSFASPLRFTHGGRFVSDGARILKSLDPSEILCATGQGKVPVSFEAAGPRERIFFDPARMRAAIVTCGGLCPGLNDIIRSLVIELYHRYGVGDILGIRYGLQGFIREAGHAPLVLTPAVVERILDMGGTILGSSRGPQNFDHICDELERSGIQILFMVGGDGTLTAAHLLSETVRKRGMDLAVVGIPKTIDNDIAITERSFGFDTAVEEATRAVRSAHTEAVGYPMGVGLIRLMGRHSGFIAATAALAQQEANFVLIPEVPFDLDGEGGLLWSLERRLAERGHAVIVVAEGAGQNFFGEKDGVKDASGNMILKDIGLFLKDAIESCFRAKGKAIAMKYIDPGYMIRSLPANAGDSVFCSFLARHAVHAAMAGKTDMLVGYINGSFVHLPLALCAGKRRHVDPGGSLWQAVLETTGQGSLRVF, translated from the coding sequence TTGGATACAGAGATTTTGAATCTGGGAGCCTGTTCCTTTGCCTCTCCTCTCCGTTTTACCCATGGGGGACGTTTTGTTTCCGATGGTGCGCGCATTTTGAAGAGTCTTGACCCTTCTGAGATCCTTTGTGCCACAGGACAGGGAAAAGTACCTGTGAGTTTTGAGGCCGCAGGGCCGAGGGAGCGTATTTTTTTTGATCCTGCCCGTATGCGGGCAGCCATTGTAACCTGTGGCGGACTTTGTCCGGGCTTAAATGACATTATCCGCTCCCTTGTGATTGAGCTGTATCACCGTTACGGCGTAGGAGATATTCTTGGTATCCGTTATGGTCTTCAGGGTTTTATCCGTGAAGCTGGTCATGCACCTCTGGTGCTGACTCCGGCTGTGGTGGAACGTATTCTGGATATGGGCGGCACCATATTGGGTTCTTCCAGGGGGCCGCAGAATTTTGACCATATCTGTGATGAGCTGGAGCGTTCAGGCATTCAAATTCTCTTTATGGTGGGTGGAGACGGAACGCTTACGGCTGCCCATCTGCTTTCGGAGACGGTGCGAAAAAGGGGCATGGATCTGGCTGTGGTGGGCATTCCAAAAACCATAGACAATGATATTGCAATAACGGAAAGAAGCTTTGGTTTTGATACGGCCGTGGAAGAGGCTACACGGGCTGTCCGCAGTGCCCATACCGAGGCCGTGGGCTATCCTATGGGGGTAGGGCTTATTCGTCTGATGGGTCGTCATTCCGGTTTTATAGCCGCCACAGCTGCCCTTGCCCAGCAGGAGGCAAATTTTGTTCTGATACCGGAGGTGCCCTTTGATTTGGATGGAGAAGGGGGGCTTTTGTGGTCTCTGGAGCGGCGCCTTGCCGAGAGGGGCCATGCCGTTATTGTGGTCGCTGAAGGGGCGGGGCAGAATTTTTTTGGGGAAAAGGATGGGGTGAAAGATGCTTCCGGCAACATGATTCTGAAGGATATAGGCCTCTTTCTCAAGGATGCCATAGAATCATGTTTCAGGGCAAAGGGGAAAGCTATTGCCATGAAGTACATTGATCCCGGTTATATGATCCGCAGTCTGCCCGCCAATGCAGGGGATTCCGTTTTTTGCAGTTTTCTGGCCCGCCACGCCGTACATGCGGCCATGGCAGGGAAGACAGATATGCTTGTGGGCTATATCAATGGCAGCTTTGTGCATCTTCCCCTTGCCCTTTGTGCCGGAAAGCGTCGGCATGTGGATCCCGGCGGTTCCCTCTGGCAGGCGGTTCTTGAGACGACGGGCCAGGGTTCCCTCAGGGTTTTCTGA
- a CDS encoding 3-deoxy-D-manno-octulosonic acid transferase — protein MKSFPDISSPGIPSYGHYRALTLALKGLGAPFLWAGMHAAGQGKRYQQLRGKLPFLEKKEGRPHIWIHGASLGEAGVTESLVQQLRGLLPKDIHFTLSSCTKTGITMLEKRLSAVATPVFAPMDLPGWPEAALKSRQPDIMVFVETEIWPNWIKACADLNIPVLMVNGRISPRSFPRYMKLRPLLREIFSKMSGFSMISDKDAERILELGAPPEKVWVCGNAKRDPFSLTGAPLSIDRAGLGLREDTPLWICGSIRKNEEIPLAQAFIRAREEFPDLHMILAPRHLKRLEGMEKNITRAGLGHQRRSRGLPLRHPVLFLDTMGELRSLYALADVVFCGGSLVPAGGQNILEAAAWAKPILFGPSMEDFSEEKNLLTEAGAAFETQDAEALGQKLCFLLRFPEKAREAGEAGLSALKKNQGALSCHTHAIMRLLKK, from the coding sequence GTGAAATCCTTCCCTGATATATCTTCACCCGGCATACCTTCCTACGGGCACTACAGAGCCCTGACCCTGGCACTCAAGGGACTGGGAGCGCCTTTTCTCTGGGCAGGCATGCATGCTGCGGGACAGGGCAAGCGGTATCAGCAGCTCAGGGGAAAACTCCCTTTTCTTGAAAAAAAAGAGGGTAGACCCCACATATGGATACACGGTGCAAGCCTTGGAGAAGCCGGTGTCACCGAATCTCTGGTGCAGCAGCTTCGCGGTCTTCTCCCAAAGGATATCCATTTTACCCTTTCCTCATGTACAAAAACGGGCATCACCATGCTGGAAAAACGACTTTCCGCTGTGGCAACCCCTGTTTTTGCTCCCATGGATCTTCCGGGATGGCCGGAAGCAGCCCTTAAATCAAGGCAGCCGGATATCATGGTCTTTGTGGAAACGGAAATATGGCCCAACTGGATAAAGGCCTGCGCAGACCTTAACATCCCTGTACTCATGGTCAATGGCCGGATTTCTCCAAGATCTTTCCCTCGCTACATGAAACTCCGTCCGCTTTTAAGGGAAATTTTTAGTAAAATGTCCGGCTTCAGCATGATAAGCGATAAAGATGCAGAGCGAATCCTGGAGCTGGGAGCCCCTCCCGAAAAAGTATGGGTCTGCGGAAATGCCAAAAGAGACCCCTTTTCCCTGACCGGGGCACCCCTGTCCATTGACAGAGCCGGACTTGGCCTGAGGGAGGATACACCACTCTGGATCTGTGGCAGTATTCGCAAAAACGAGGAAATCCCCCTGGCACAGGCCTTCATCAGGGCCAGAGAGGAATTCCCCGATCTCCACATGATTCTGGCACCCCGCCATCTGAAACGCCTTGAAGGAATGGAAAAGAATATTACCAGAGCAGGCCTTGGACACCAGCGTCGCAGCCGTGGTCTGCCCCTTCGTCATCCGGTTCTCTTCCTTGACACCATGGGTGAACTGCGCAGCCTCTATGCCCTTGCCGATGTGGTTTTCTGCGGTGGCAGCCTGGTTCCCGCAGGAGGACAGAACATTTTGGAAGCAGCTGCCTGGGCAAAGCCCATCCTTTTCGGTCCTTCCATGGAAGATTTTTCAGAAGAAAAAAACCTGCTCACGGAAGCAGGCGCTGCCTTTGAAACCCAAGACGCAGAGGCCCTTGGCCAAAAACTCTGCTTTCTTCTGCGATTTCCTGAAAAAGCCAGAGAAGCAGGAGAAGCAGGCCTGAGCGCCCTTAAGAAAAATCAGGGCGCCTTGTCCTGCCACACCCATGCCATCATGAGGCTCTTGAAAAAGTAA
- a CDS encoding penicillin-binding protein activator — MKKDFTAKATLRRLCLSCLLCLFIFTGCARMPSPMDISRQTPEEKSFESAEKSYAAGKREEAREAYLHFLTNYPDHRHAPEALYKLGSIHAAEGNGSNARYYFGRLIQGYPESNFFPEALLARCTSWYTENQTEKAFECIQNARQRTDKPDIHIRMAMLNANILTNINRNQEALESLVLIYPTAPAPLKPILLDKIFNQTRAMTPDTILSTIPLAAQPEPLASLTLARAVRLAESGRYRSAEEILEDFLNRHPRHPRKIMAEDLRNALMDKEEIDPLAIACLLPLSGRFEPFGNQALRGVEMAMMIYTRQENALPVRILIEDTRSDDNAASEAIKTLNDKKIMAAIGPLAASPESFQTAADLGLPLITLTQQEGVTDIGPGIFRHFMTPAMQVRALVSHAMNRRNLFRFAILHPDDSYGQNFRDLFWDEVENMGGRITGVESYPPRSTDFSEPIRRLTGLHLPLPEDLRTPVPEGEEEKEPKPAIQFDALFIPDSAQRTGLILPQLSYHDVEGVQLLGTNLWHSPRFIQMTGGHARGALLPTGFYAGSTRPQVQEFAQLFKETYGEDPGYLEAVVFDTLMFLFHTLEKNPYSRSEFVEYIIESEVYDGVTGRIRFSEKRESMTPPGILEIRGGDFREILP; from the coding sequence ATGAAAAAAGATTTCACAGCCAAGGCAACCCTGCGGCGGCTCTGCCTTTCATGCCTCCTCTGCCTTTTTATTTTTACCGGATGCGCCAGAATGCCTTCTCCTATGGATATTTCAAGGCAGACACCCGAAGAAAAAAGCTTTGAATCCGCTGAAAAATCATATGCCGCCGGAAAAAGAGAAGAAGCCAGGGAAGCCTACCTGCACTTTCTGACAAACTATCCGGACCATCGCCATGCGCCGGAGGCCCTTTATAAACTCGGCTCAATTCATGCAGCAGAAGGCAATGGCAGTAATGCCAGATATTATTTTGGCAGACTGATTCAGGGTTATCCAGAGAGCAACTTTTTTCCCGAAGCCCTGCTGGCCCGATGCACTTCATGGTACACTGAAAACCAAACCGAAAAAGCCTTTGAATGTATACAGAATGCCAGACAGAGAACAGATAAGCCGGATATACATATCCGCATGGCAATGCTGAATGCAAATATCCTCACCAACATAAACCGCAACCAGGAAGCCCTGGAAAGCCTTGTTCTCATTTATCCCACAGCACCAGCCCCCCTTAAACCAATACTGCTGGATAAAATTTTCAACCAGACCCGGGCAATGACGCCTGACACCATTCTTTCCACAATACCCCTTGCTGCACAACCTGAACCGCTGGCAAGCCTGACGCTGGCCAGAGCAGTCCGTCTGGCCGAATCCGGCCGCTACCGCAGCGCAGAAGAAATACTTGAGGACTTCCTGAACCGCCACCCACGTCACCCAAGAAAAATCATGGCCGAAGATCTCAGGAACGCCCTTATGGATAAAGAAGAAATCGATCCTTTGGCCATTGCCTGTCTACTCCCCCTCTCCGGCCGTTTCGAACCCTTTGGAAATCAGGCCCTCAGGGGTGTGGAAATGGCCATGATGATTTACACCCGACAGGAAAATGCCCTGCCCGTCCGCATCCTGATTGAAGATACACGCTCCGACGACAATGCAGCTTCAGAAGCCATAAAAACTTTAAACGACAAAAAAATCATGGCCGCCATTGGGCCCCTGGCTGCTTCCCCGGAATCATTCCAGACAGCAGCCGACCTTGGCCTTCCCCTGATCACGCTGACCCAGCAGGAAGGTGTGACGGATATCGGCCCCGGAATCTTCCGGCACTTCATGACACCAGCCATGCAGGTCCGTGCTCTGGTTTCCCATGCCATGAACCGTCGCAATCTTTTCCGTTTTGCCATTCTCCATCCGGATGACAGCTACGGTCAAAATTTTCGGGATCTTTTCTGGGATGAAGTAGAAAACATGGGGGGACGCATAACAGGTGTTGAAAGCTACCCCCCCCGCAGCACGGACTTTTCTGAACCCATCCGCCGCCTGACGGGCCTTCACCTTCCCCTACCCGAAGATCTCCGCACTCCGGTTCCTGAAGGAGAAGAGGAAAAAGAGCCAAAACCTGCAATACAGTTTGACGCCCTCTTCATTCCGGACAGTGCCCAACGCACAGGCCTGATTCTTCCCCAGCTGTCCTACCACGATGTGGAAGGTGTTCAACTGCTGGGCACCAACCTCTGGCACAGCCCCCGCTTCATTCAAATGACAGGAGGCCATGCCAGAGGCGCCCTGCTGCCAACGGGATTTTATGCAGGAAGTACCCGACCGCAGGTTCAGGAATTTGCACAGCTTTTCAAAGAAACCTACGGAGAAGATCCCGGATACCTTGAAGCAGTGGTCTTTGACACCCTGATGTTTCTCTTCCATACCCTGGAAAAGAACCCCTACAGCCGCTCTGAATTTGTAGAGTATATAATTGAATCAGAAGTCTACGATGGTGTCACGGGCCGCATCCGTTTCTCAGAAAAAAGGGAGTCCATGACACCACCCGGCATCCTTGAAATACGGGGAGGCGATTTCCGTGAAATCCTTCCCTGA
- a CDS encoding DUF4124 domain-containing protein, with translation MQTKIMVILGVGLFFLVNHTSAEFYQYRDEAGRIVFTDDLSRLPEKEREAVLRFESLEAREGAAADDGMEIAEEIAEPVSMEENAAFLESERKSLAEEFRMLGERQEALEERVKTLSNTDAEAVAAHNAEVAAFEKDRKAYEQRRREYNKGVEAFNARVHQDVSEEENEAP, from the coding sequence ATGCAGACAAAGATCATGGTCATTTTGGGTGTGGGCCTTTTTTTTCTCGTAAATCATACCAGTGCAGAGTTTTATCAGTACAGGGATGAGGCTGGCAGAATTGTTTTTACCGATGACCTTTCCCGCTTACCTGAAAAGGAACGTGAGGCTGTTTTGCGCTTTGAAAGTCTTGAGGCAAGGGAAGGGGCAGCGGCAGATGATGGTATGGAGATCGCAGAAGAGATTGCAGAGCCGGTTTCAATGGAAGAAAATGCTGCATTCCTTGAGTCGGAACGAAAGTCCCTCGCAGAAGAATTCAGGATGCTTGGGGAAAGGCAAGAGGCCCTTGAAGAAAGGGTGAAAACCCTTTCTAATACCGATGCAGAAGCTGTTGCTGCCCATAATGCTGAGGTTGCGGCCTTTGAAAAAGACAGGAAGGCCTATGAGCAGAGGCGCAGGGAATATAATAAGGGGGTTGAAGCCTTTAATGCCCGTGTGCATCAGGATGTCAGTGAAGAAGAAAATGAAGCTCCCTGA
- the miaA gene encoding tRNA (adenosine(37)-N6)-dimethylallyltransferase MiaA — protein sequence MQKTRPGVIVICGPTASGKTDMAIELSRIFKASILSADSMQVYRNMNIGTAKPDPEELRRYPHAAIDIIDPDEAFDAAAFARLGRKEIQHNFEKGFLTIVAGGTGLYIKALLQGLFRGQPAEPESLARLEREAREAGSASLHGRLSLKDPEAAAKIHPNDTFRIVRALEFFEATGKAISDRQQEHDFSDRPDYAVVKIGILTDRQTLYERINARVDRMLEKGLEQEVKQLLSMGYGPELKSMQAIGYRHMADILQGRVSREEGIRLLKRDTRRYAKRQYTWFNADPEILWTAPESWEEMLPEIKKKLTSQGASFSSSLTS from the coding sequence ATGCAGAAAACCAGACCCGGAGTCATTGTCATATGCGGTCCCACAGCCAGCGGTAAAACCGATATGGCCATAGAACTCAGCCGTATCTTCAAAGCCAGTATTCTCAGTGCCGATTCCATGCAGGTCTACCGTAATATGAACATAGGCACAGCCAAACCCGACCCGGAAGAACTCAGACGCTACCCCCACGCAGCCATTGATATTATCGATCCGGATGAAGCCTTTGATGCCGCTGCCTTTGCAAGGCTTGGAAGAAAAGAAATCCAGCATAATTTTGAAAAAGGTTTTCTCACCATTGTTGCCGGTGGCACAGGCCTTTATATAAAGGCCCTGCTCCAGGGCCTTTTCCGGGGGCAGCCCGCAGAACCCGAAAGCCTTGCAAGGCTGGAAAGAGAAGCAAGGGAAGCAGGATCTGCAAGCCTCCATGGCCGACTGTCCCTGAAAGACCCGGAAGCTGCGGCAAAAATCCACCCCAATGACACCTTCCGCATTGTTCGTGCCCTTGAATTTTTTGAAGCCACAGGAAAAGCCATTTCAGACCGCCAGCAGGAACATGACTTTTCAGACAGACCCGACTATGCGGTGGTTAAAATCGGCATCCTGACGGACAGACAAACACTCTATGAGCGCATCAACGCCCGGGTGGATCGTATGCTGGAAAAGGGCCTTGAGCAGGAAGTAAAACAGCTCCTCTCCATGGGTTATGGTCCGGAGCTGAAAAGCATGCAGGCCATCGGATACCGCCATATGGCGGACATTCTCCAGGGACGGGTCAGCAGAGAAGAAGGTATCCGGCTTCTCAAAAGAGATACCCGACGCTATGCAAAACGACAGTACACCTGGTTCAATGCAGACCCCGAAATCCTGTGGACAGCCCCGGAATCCTGGGAAGAAATGCTTCCTGAAATTAAAAAAAAGCTGACCTCTCAGGGAGCTTCATTTTCTTCTTCACTGACATCCTGA
- a CDS encoding FAD-dependent oxidoreductase has translation MSKEVIGSAVVVGGGITGMQSALDLADAGYYVYLVEKGSSIGGVMSQLDKTFPTNDCAMUIISPKLVEVGRHLNIELLTLSEVTSISGEAGNFEVEVFKKPRYVDMDKCIACGACTEKCPKKIDDLYNASLKKRKAIYVEYDQAVPLKYVIDPASCIKLTKDKCGNCAKICPADAINYDDKAETLKLNVGSIVLSPGFKPFDPTIFDTYQYAKFPNVVTSMEFERILSASGPTMGHLTRMSKDHAEPKKIAWFQCVGSRDMNRCDNAYCSSVCCMYAIKEAAIAKEHSGDDLDCAIFYMDMRTHGKDFERYYENAKKKGVRFVRSRVHTINPIPETDSLEVRYVTDDGRLETEVFDMIVLSIGLETDPSTVKLANDLGIKLTKGNFAEFETFKPVSTSREGIFVAGAFAGPKDIPQAMIDASAAASAAGELLTSARNTRTKTAEAVPETNVAGDRPRVGVFVCSCGSNIAGTVDVKALAEYSETLPYVEYVTNNLFACSQDTQDKMAEIIKEKNLNRVVVAACTPKTHEGLFQETLINAGLNKYLFEMVNIRNHDSWVHKETPDLATDKAKDLVRMGVAKASLFEPLREGELNVNQTAMVVGGGVAGMTAAKALSNQGYQTHIIEKSDRLGGQALNIFKTIKGEDVAEKVAELENAIKVDDSITVHLNTEIATVDGFVGNFKTQLKGGSELLLEHGIAVMATGASPFQPSEYLYGEDPRVLTSLEMDMKFKTKDPILDSAESAVFIQCVGSRQPDRPYCSRVCCTHSIDNALELKKHKPDMDVFILYRDIRTYGEKEYLYREARDAGVIFIRYELDAKPVVEKVGDRLVVRVKDHVLGRALELKADILTLASAVVPNKIQKLAQFFKLSMNNDGFFVERHAKLGPSEFATDGVFLAGTAHYPKPLDETVAQGRAAAARAVTLLAKQKVYTSGQVAKVDPAVCSSCGICVSVCPYSAPSVMDTGYYAGKAEINPVLCKGCGLCVAACRSGAIHHGGFDNSQIFAQIFTMSA, from the coding sequence ATGTCGAAGGAAGTTATTGGATCCGCTGTCGTCGTGGGTGGGGGTATCACCGGGATGCAGTCGGCGCTGGACCTGGCCGATGCCGGGTACTATGTGTATCTGGTGGAAAAAGGGTCGTCCATTGGTGGCGTAATGTCACAGCTGGACAAGACCTTTCCGACCAACGATTGCGCAATGTGAATTATCTCACCTAAACTGGTCGAGGTCGGCCGGCATCTGAACATTGAATTACTGACTTTAAGTGAAGTAACGTCCATCAGCGGTGAAGCCGGAAATTTCGAGGTCGAAGTTTTCAAGAAGCCCCGTTATGTAGATATGGACAAGTGTATTGCCTGTGGTGCGTGTACGGAAAAATGTCCTAAAAAAATTGATGACCTGTACAATGCATCCTTGAAAAAGCGTAAAGCCATTTATGTGGAATACGATCAGGCAGTGCCCCTGAAGTATGTTATTGATCCTGCAAGCTGTATCAAGCTTACCAAGGACAAATGCGGCAATTGCGCAAAAATTTGCCCTGCCGATGCCATCAATTATGATGACAAGGCGGAAACCCTGAAGCTGAACGTGGGTTCCATTGTTCTGTCTCCGGGTTTCAAGCCCTTTGATCCAACCATTTTTGATACCTACCAGTATGCAAAATTTCCCAATGTTGTGACCTCCATGGAGTTTGAAAGAATTCTTTCCGCCTCCGGTCCTACCATGGGACATCTTACCCGTATGAGCAAGGATCATGCGGAACCGAAGAAGATAGCATGGTTTCAGTGCGTTGGTTCCCGTGATATGAACCGCTGTGACAATGCATATTGTTCATCGGTATGCTGCATGTATGCCATCAAGGAAGCGGCCATTGCCAAGGAGCACAGTGGTGATGATCTGGATTGTGCCATCTTCTACATGGACATGCGTACCCACGGAAAAGACTTTGAACGCTACTATGAGAATGCCAAAAAGAAGGGCGTTCGCTTTGTCCGCAGCCGTGTGCATACCATCAATCCTATTCCTGAAACAGATTCCCTTGAAGTCCGCTATGTGACCGATGACGGTCGTCTTGAGACGGAAGTCTTTGACATGATCGTTCTGTCCATCGGCCTTGAAACGGATCCATCCACGGTGAAGCTTGCCAACGATCTGGGTATCAAGCTCACCAAGGGTAACTTTGCCGAATTTGAGACCTTTAAGCCGGTTTCCACTTCCCGTGAAGGGATTTTTGTGGCCGGTGCCTTTGCAGGGCCCAAGGATATTCCCCAGGCCATGATTGATGCCTCGGCTGCAGCTTCTGCTGCGGGTGAGCTGCTGACATCGGCCAGGAATACCCGTACAAAAACCGCAGAGGCAGTGCCTGAAACAAATGTTGCCGGTGACCGCCCGAGGGTGGGTGTTTTTGTCTGCTCCTGCGGCTCCAACATAGCCGGTACTGTGGACGTGAAGGCTCTGGCAGAGTATTCCGAAACCCTGCCCTATGTGGAGTATGTGACCAACAATCTCTTTGCCTGTTCCCAGGATACTCAGGACAAGATGGCTGAGATCATCAAGGAAAAGAACCTGAATCGGGTGGTTGTGGCGGCCTGTACGCCCAAAACCCATGAGGGACTCTTCCAGGAAACCCTGATTAATGCCGGTCTGAACAAGTATCTCTTTGAGATGGTCAACATCCGTAACCATGATTCCTGGGTACATAAGGAAACTCCGGATCTGGCCACGGACAAGGCTAAAGATCTGGTACGCATGGGTGTTGCCAAGGCTTCTCTGTTCGAGCCTCTCCGTGAGGGCGAGCTGAATGTAAACCAGACTGCCATGGTGGTGGGTGGTGGTGTTGCGGGTATGACCGCAGCCAAGGCCCTTTCAAACCAGGGATACCAGACCCACATCATAGAAAAATCTGATCGTCTGGGTGGTCAGGCTTTGAATATATTTAAAACCATCAAGGGCGAAGATGTGGCGGAGAAGGTTGCGGAGCTGGAAAATGCCATCAAGGTGGATGACAGCATAACCGTGCACCTGAATACGGAAATTGCCACCGTTGATGGTTTTGTGGGTAATTTTAAAACTCAGCTCAAAGGTGGTTCAGAGCTTCTGCTTGAGCATGGCATTGCTGTCATGGCCACAGGGGCTTCACCCTTCCAGCCCAGCGAATATCTCTATGGAGAAGACCCCAGGGTCCTCACCAGCCTTGAGATGGATATGAAGTTTAAAACCAAAGATCCCATTCTGGACAGTGCTGAAAGTGCTGTTTTCATCCAGTGTGTGGGATCCCGTCAGCCTGATCGTCCCTACTGCTCCCGCGTGTGCTGCACCCACTCCATTGATAATGCCCTGGAGTTGAAAAAACATAAGCCGGACATGGATGTCTTTATTCTGTACAGAGACATTCGTACCTACGGCGAAAAGGAGTATCTCTACCGTGAGGCAAGGGATGCCGGTGTGATTTTCATCCGCTATGAGCTTGATGCCAAGCCTGTGGTGGAAAAGGTTGGTGACAGGCTTGTGGTTCGGGTTAAGGACCATGTCCTTGGTCGTGCTCTGGAACTGAAGGCAGATATTCTGACACTGGCTTCTGCCGTTGTTCCCAACAAGATCCAGAAGCTGGCCCAGTTTTTCAAATTGTCCATGAATAATGACGGCTTCTTTGTGGAGCGCCATGCCAAGCTCGGACCCAGCGAGTTTGCCACAGATGGTGTCTTCCTTGCCGGTACTGCCCACTATCCCAAGCCCCTGGATGAAACCGTGGCCCAGGGAAGGGCAGCTGCGGCAAGGGCTGTTACTCTGCTGGCCAAGCAGAAGGTCTACACCTCCGGTCAGGTGGCTAAGGTTGATCCTGCTGTGTGTTCCTCCTGCGGTATCTGCGTGAGTGTGTGTCCCTATTCTGCCCCCAGCGTTATGGATACGGGTTATTATGCGGGTAAGGCTGAAATCAATCCCGTTCTCTGCAAGGGCTGCGGCCTTTGTGTGGCGGCCTGCCGCAGCGGTGCCATTCACCATGGCGGCTTTGATAACAGTCAGATTTTTGCGCAGATCTTTACCATGAGTGCATAA
- a CDS encoding hydrogenase iron-sulfur subunit: protein MSWEPKIVSFLCNWCSYGAADLAGVSRFQYPPNIRVIRIPCTGRMSPKFFLSALREGADAVWVSGUHPGDCHYLEGNYYARRRFQLFNDLMEHMGVEQGRLHYSWISSAESTKFVEVVKEVTDAVKAVGPNTNFVKRYMKEAE from the coding sequence ATGAGCTGGGAACCTAAAATTGTGAGTTTCCTTTGCAACTGGTGCAGCTACGGTGCGGCGGATCTGGCAGGCGTAAGCCGGTTTCAGTATCCCCCCAACATCCGGGTTATCCGCATCCCCTGCACGGGTCGTATGAGTCCGAAATTTTTCCTTTCCGCTTTGAGGGAAGGTGCCGATGCCGTATGGGTATCCGGCTGACATCCCGGTGACTGCCATTACCTGGAAGGTAATTACTATGCACGCCGCAGATTTCAGCTGTTCAACGACCTGATGGAACACATGGGTGTGGAACAGGGTCGTCTCCATTATTCATGGATCTCTTCCGCCGAATCCACCAAGTTTGTGGAAGTGGTCAAGGAAGTAACGGATGCTGTAAAAGCCGTTGGTCCCAATACTAATTTTGTGAAGCGTTACATGAAGGAAGCGGAATAA